From a region of the Impatiens glandulifera chromosome 4, dImpGla2.1, whole genome shotgun sequence genome:
- the LOC124934554 gene encoding valine N-monooxygenase 1-like has product MALTKVFFLFKERKDPKTRFCLLPGPKPWPIIGNILMLIKGKPVFRQMHDTMLKMGVEICCFRLAKTNVIVVSSPEIACEFLRKHDKVFASRPDFLSAELMSGGFSATALTPLCDQWKKMRHILVSRIFSPTSLQLMHDKRVEESDNIVHYVGNVIKNNEGMVNVRLVARHFCANVIRKMVFNKRFFGKGTQSGGPGVEEEEHVDMIFTMQKYLYSFCISDYIPFLRRRLDLDGHEKATRHALENAKKYQDSEIDLRIKQWKDGTRNEKQDLLDILITLKDDKCNSLLTTEEIKSQVMDIMLAIDNPSNAVEWALGELINHPELLEIATQELDRVVGKKRLVQESDIPNLNYIKACLKESLRLHPVAPFNLPHVSVSDTVVAGYFIPKGSHILLSRPGLGQNPRIWDEPLRFKPERHLKDDGSQVNLSDPNLHVFSFSIGRRHCAGIHLGSTMSVILLARLIQAFTWRPTSNTSCIELIEGLDHMFISKPLHSFAIPRLNKDLY; this is encoded by the exons ATGGCTTTAACAAAGGTGTTTTTCTTATTTAAGGAAAGAAAAGATCCAAAAACTCGCTTTTGTCTACTACCCGGACCTAAACCATGGCCTATTATTGGTAACATTTTGATGCTAATAAAAGGTAAACCAGTTTTTCGTCAAATGCATGACACCATGTTGAAAATGGGGGTTGAGATATGTTGCTTTCGCCTAGCGAAAACTAATGTGATTGTTGTATCCTCCCCCGAGATTGCATGTGAATTTTTAAGGAAACATGACAAAGTTTTTGCTTCGCGCCCTGATTTCCTATCAGCAGAGCTAATGAGCGGTGGATTTTCAGCGACTGCTTTAACACCTTTGTGTGACCAGTGGAAGAAGATGCGCCACATTCTTGTCTCTCGAATCTTCTCGCCAACTTCCCTACAATTGATGCATGATAAGAGAGTTGAGGAGTCTGACAATATTGTCCACTATGTCGGAAATGTTATCAAGAACAACGAGGGTATGGTGAATGTTAGGCTCGTCGCACGACACTTTTGTGCAAATGTGATTAGAAAAATGGTTTTCAACAAGAGATTTTTCGGAAAAGGGACTCAGAGTGGAGGGCCTGGAGTCGAGGAAGAGGAGCATGTGGATATGATTTTTACTATGCAAAAATATTTGTACTCTTTTTGCATTTCTGACTATATTCCATTTCTTCGACGTCGATTGGATCTTGACGGCCATGAGAAAGCAACAAGACATGCATTAGAGAATGCAAAGAAATATCAAGACTCTGAAATAGATTTGAGAATCAAACAATGGAAGGATGGAACGAGAAATGAAAAACAAGATCTTCTTGACATTCTAATTACTCTTAAAGATGACAAGTGTAACTCTCTATTAACGACGGAGGAAATTAAATCACAAGTTATG GATATAATGCTAGCAATTGACAATCCATCCAATGCTGTTGAATGGGCACTTGGGGAATTGATAAATCATCCCGAGTTATTGGAAATAGCTACTCAAGAACTAGATCGGGTTGTTGGGAAGAAACGTCTCGTCCAAGAATCTGACATACCCAATCTTAATTACATTAAAGCTTGCTTGAAAGAGTCTCTCCGTCTCCATCCAGTTGCTCCGTTTAATTTGCCACATGTATCTGTTTCTGATACGGTAGTGGCGGGTTACTTTATACCAAAGGGAAGCCACATTTTATTGAGTCGTCCTGGTCTAGGACAAAACCCTAGGATTTGGGATGAACCACTTCGATTCAAACCAGAGCGCCACCTAAAAGACGATGGGTCTCAAGTGAATTTGTCTGATCCAAATCTCCATGTGTTTTCTTTTAGTATTGGGCGACGTCATTGCGCTGGAATACACTTGGGATCCACAATGTCGGTCATACTTTTAGCTCGCCTTATACAAGCCTTCACATGGCGCCCAACATCAAACACTAGTTGCATTGAGCTAATTGAGGGGCTTGATCATATGTTCATATCCAAGCCATTGCATTCCTTTGCAATTCCACGCCTCAATAAGGATCTATATTAG
- the LOC124934555 gene encoding valine N-monooxygenase 1-like: MGIIFLVVVLIALIWVFFLFKERKDPRAQLCLPPGPKPWPVIGNLLILMKNRPVFRQMHDIMSKMGVEICCFRLGKTNVIVVTSPEVACEFLRKHDAVFASRPDFLSAELVGSGFSGIALTPLCDQWKKMRHVFVSRIFSPTSLQLMHDKRVEEFDNIVHYVGNVIKNNEGLVNVRLVARHLCANVMRKMVFNKRFFGKGTQSGGPGVEEEEHVDMIFTMQKYVYSFCITDYVPFLRRRLDLDGHEKATTHALENVRKYQDPEIDLRIKQWKNGTRREKQDLLDILITLKDDKCNSLLTTEEIKSQVMDIMLGIDNPSNAVEWALGELINHPELLEIATQELDRVVGKERLVQESDIPNLNYIKACMKESLRLHPVAPFNLPHVSVSDTIVAGYFIPKGSHVLLSRPGLGRNPRIWDEPLRFKPERHLKDDGSQVNLYDPNLHVFSFGIGRRQCAGIHLGSIMSIILLARLIQAFTWRPTSNTSCIELIEGLDHMFISKPLHAFAMPRLNKDLY; this comes from the exons ATGGGCATCATCTTTCTTGTAGTTGTCTTAATAGCTTTAATATGGGTGTTTTTCTTATTTAAGGAAAGAAAAGATCCAAGAGCTCAATTGTGTCTCCCACCCGGTCCTAAACCATGGCCCGTAATTGGTAACCTCTTGATTCTTATGAAAAACAGACCGGTTTTTCGTCAAATGCATGACATCATGTCGAAAATGGGAGTTGAGATATGTTGTTTCCGACTAGGAAAAACCAATGTAATTGTTGTTACCTCTCCGGAAGTAGCATGTGAATTTCTAAGGAAACATGACGCGGTTTTTGCTTCACGTCCTGATTTTCTATCAGCAGAGCTGGTCGGCAGTGGATTTTCTGGGATTGCTTTGACACCTTTGTGTGACCAATGGAAAAAGATGCGCCACGTCTTTGTCTCGAGAATCTTCTCGCCAACTTCCCTACAACTAATGCATGATAAGAGAGTCGAGGAGTTTGACAATATTGTCCACTATGTCGGAAATGTTATCAAGAACAATGAGGGCTTGGTGAATGTTAGGCTTGTCGCACGACACTTATGTGCAAATGTGATGAGAAAAATGGTTTTCAACAAGAGATTTTTCGGAAAAGGGACTCAAAGTGGAGGGCCTGGAGTCGAGGAAGAGGAGCATGTGGATATGATTTTCACTATGCAAAAATATGTATACTCTTTTTGCATAACTGACTATGTTCCATTTCTTCGACGACGATTGGATCTTGACGGCCATGAAAAAGCAACCACACATGCATTAGAGAATGTAAGAAAATATCAAGACCCCGAAATAGACTTGAGAATTAAACAATGGAAGAATGGAACTAGAAGAGAAAAACAAGACCTTCTTGACATTCTAATCACTCTTAAAGATGACAAATGTAACTCTCTATTAACCACGGAGGAAATTAAATCACAAGTTATG GATATCATGCTAGGAATTGACAATCCATCCAACGCAGTTGAATGGGCTCTTGGGGAATTGATAAATCATCCCGAGTTATTGGAAATAGCTACTCAAGAACTAGATCGGGTTGTTGGGAAGGAACGTCTCGTCCAAGAATCTGACATACCCAATCTTAATTACATTAAAGCTTGCATGAAAGAGTCTCTACGTCTCCACCCAGTTGCTCCATTTAATTTGCCACATGTATCCGTTTCTGATACGATAGTGGCGGGTTACTTTATACCAAAGGGAAGCCACGTTTTATTGAGTCGTCCTGGTCTAGGACGAAACCCTAGGATTTGGGATGAACCACTTCGGTTCAAGCCAGAACGTCACCTTAAAGATGATGGGTCTCAAGTGAACTTGTATGATCCAAATCTCCATGTGTTTTCGTTTGGTATTGGACGACGTCAATGTGCTGGAATACACTTAGGATCCATAATGTCGATAATACTTTTAGCTCGTCTCATCCAAGCCTTCACATGGCGCCCAACATCAAACACTAGTTGTATTGAGCTAATTGAGGGGCTTGATCATATGTTCATATCCAAGCCTTTACATGCCTTTGCAATGCCACGCCTCAATAAGGATCTATATTAG
- the LOC124934556 gene encoding valine N-monooxygenase 2-like has translation MSVEICCFRLWKTNVIVVSSPEVACEFLRKHDAVFASRPDFLSAELVGGGFSGIALTPLCDQWKKMRHIFVARIFSSTSLQLMHDKRVEEFDNIVHYVGNVIKNNEGLVNVRLVARHFCANVMRKMVFNKRFFGKGTLGGGPGVEEEEHVDMIFTMQKYVYSFCISDYVPFLRRRLDLDGHEKATRHALENVRKYQDPEIDLRIKQWKDGTRSEKQDLLDILITLEDDKCNSLLTTEEIKSQVMDIMLTIDNPSNLVEWAMGELINQPELLKIATQELDRVVGKKRLVQESDIPNLNYTKACLKESLRLHPVAPFNLPHVSVSDTVVAGYFIPKGSHVLLSRPGLGQNPRIWDEPLRFKPERHLKDDGSQVNLYDPNLHVFSFGIGRRADVNVLEYTWDP, from the exons ATGAGTGTGGAGATATGTTGTTTCCGCCTATGGAAAACCAATGTGATTGTTGTATCATCGCCCGAGGTTGCATGTGAATTTCTAAGGAAACATGACGCGGTTTTTGCTTCACGTCCTGATTTTCTATCGGCAGAGCTTGTCGGGGGTGGATTTTCTGGGATTGCTTTGACACCTTTGTGTGACCAATGGAAGAAGATGCGCCACATCTTTGTCGCTAGAATCTTCTCGTCAACTTCCCTGCAACTAATGCATGATAAGAGAGTCGAGGAGTTTGACAATATTGTCCACTATGTTGGAAATGTTATCAAGAACAATGAGGGCTTGGTGAATGTTAGGCTCGTCGCGCGACACTTTTGTGCAAATGTGATGAGAAAAATGGTTTTCAACAAGAGATTTTTTGGAAAAGGGACTCTAGGTGGAGGGCCTGGAGTCGAGGAAGAGGAGCATGTGGATATGATTTTCACTATGCAAAAATATGTGTACTCTTTTTGCATATCGGACTATGTTCCATTTCTTCGACGTCGATTGGATCTTGACGGCCATGAGAAAGCAACCAGACATGCATTAGAGAATGTAAGGAAATATCAAGACCCTGAAATAGACTTGAGGATTAAACAATGGAAGGATGGAACTAGAAGTGAAAAACAAGACCTTCTTGACATTTTAATTACTCTTGAAGATGACAAATGTAACTCTCTATTAACCACGGAGGAAATTAAATCCCAAGTTATG GATATAATGCTAACAATTGACAATCCATCCAATTTAGTTGAATGGGCTATGGGGGAATTGATAAACCAACCCGAGTTATTGAAAATAGCTACTCAAGAACTAGATCGAGTTGTTGGGAAGAAACGTCTTGTTCAAGAATCTGACATACCCAATCTTAATTACACTAAAGCTTGCTTGAAAGAGTCTCTCCGTCTCCATCCAGTTGCTCCGTTTAATTTGCCACATGTATCTGTTTCTGATACGGTAGTGGCGGGTTACTTTATACCAAAGGGAAGCCACGTTTTATTGAGTCGTCCTGGTCTAGGACAAAACCCTAGGATTTGGGATGAACCACTTCGGTTCAAGCCAGAACGTCACCTTAAAGATGATGGGTCTCAAGTGAACTTGTATGATCCAAATCTCCATGTGTTTTCGTTTGGTATTGGGCGACGCGCCGACGTCAATGTGCTGGAATACACTTGGGATCCATAA